Genomic DNA from Oryza sativa Japonica Group chromosome 5, ASM3414082v1:
ACATCAGATGATCAAAATAGAGGTTATGTGGCTGTCAGAGCTCATTTTATCGACCAATCCTGGACATTCCAGTGCCGTCTACTGAGGTGTGTTCCtttttcattatttttcgaGCGCATAgatgtgtgtatgtatattttcaaatatagTTGCAGTTTTCTCGGTCCAAAGTTCTATTCAGACTATTTTAATGTAAAAACTTATTGTGCTTTGATTGCCACATGCAGCTTTATACATGTGCCATGGCCGCATACAGCTCAAGCAATTTCTGAAACTCTGTCTTCTTGTTTGAACGAATGGAATCTTGGAAGGAGGGTATCAATGGTGATGGCTGATGATTGTTCTACAGATGATACGGTTACGGGGCTCTTAAAGCAAAGGCTGGATACCGAACAACTTTTGTTAGGTGGGTCTTTGCTGAACATGAGATGCTGCGCCTATGTGCTAAGTAGAATTGCCAATAGTTGCCTGGGTGTGATGGGAGGTGCTGTTGATAGGATCCGCGCCAGTGTTGATTTCTGGACAGCAACAACTGAAAGAGATGTAGTGTTTGCTGATGTTGCTCGTGGTTTGAATGTTAATCTCGACAAGAAGTTGACTCTTGATTGTAATAATAGATGGTACTCTACCTTATCCATGTTAAATGTTGCCATAAGCTACAAGCAAGTCTTTGATCACTTAAGGCAAATAGAGGAACAGTATATTTGTGCTCCTGATGATGATGACTGGAAATTAGCAAAAGAGGTCTGCAGTAAGTTGAAACTGTTTTCTGACATTGCAGAACTAATTTCAGAGGCTAAGTATGTTACTGCTAATATGTACTTCCCCAAGATTTGTGGAATTCGGATGGCCATGAGGAGATGGCCTGGGTGTGAGGATGAACTGATAGGAAGGATGAGAAATGAAATAGCCGAATTGTTTGAGAAATATTGCGTTGAAGTTCATGATCTCATGGCTGTGGCAACTGTCCTAGACCCCAGATATAAGCTTGAGCTACTGCAGTTTTATTTCCCCTCAATTTTTGGTGATGAGGCATACAATGAGATAAATAGAGTCCGGCAGCTCTGTTATGATTTGATCAAACAGTATCAGGGTCCCCAATCAAAAGTCGGTGCAATGCAGCCTTGTGGGGGGGAGGAAGAGGGTCCAGATCAGTTATCTAGCTTCGATCTATATATCGCTTTCAAGTTCTCCAGTGCAGATGTCAAGTCAGAACTAGACAAATACTTGGACGAGCCTGTTATCCCTAGAGCAGTAGACTTTGACATAATAGATTGGTGGAAGATTATGGGGAAGAGGTTTCCAACTCTGCAGATGTTAGCAAGAGACATTTTAGCGGTTCCTGTCTCAAGGGTAGTTTCTGAATCGGCGTTTAGCATTGCTGGAAGGGTTTTGAGTCCACAGCGTAGCAAGCTTTTACCTGATACACTGGAGGCCTTGATGTGCTCACAAGATTGGCTTCATGCAGAAAACAGAGGTGTTTGCCTTGTGTTATTGTCATTGTCTAGTAATGTTGATTTCATCCAGTGAAAGGGGTGAGAATGCTGATTGCCTGGTTGTCTGGAACATGCAGGTGCAGGATCGTCAGGGCTCTTGAGCTGCCTCACTTGCCTGGAAGATGCTGATGTAACTACAAAGGTACGTGTGGTGAAATTCGCCTCTATAGAGTCTTGTCGAACACAAGAGATATGAGTTGTGTTAATGAGTGTTATATATTGTTTGGGAATTTTGCCGTATGCAGGAGTGAAGTTTGGACGCCTGTTGATTGTTTGCTACAAATATATGCTGAAGTTGATCTCGCACATTCACCAGCTGAATTAAAGCGCTGAGATCTGggttagctttttttttggtttatcTCAAGAGTATTGTGGGTAAGGAAGGTGGTGTGTATGTTGGAACTGTGAGGAGTCTACTAAAATGAAGAAAGCATTCAGTTGATCATTCTTTTCAGGAAAGATTAGTTGCAAAATTCTGTGCGTAAGCTTGCTGTTGTAACTGATGGGCGTTATTGTGTTGATGGATGGGAGATTAGGGGTAGTTGGATGTGCTGTTTAATTTAGGTGCTGGTATTAATTAAGTAGGCAGTATGTGGTTAGAACTCTGCAGTTAAGATGAGGTAGTATCCTGACTGTTGGTAACTCCACTAGAAATGAGAGTGGATTGGAGGGGttaaattaattttgttttgtgtGGATTGGTTTGAGGAAGGATTGGAAGCTCTGGTGGTGTGTATAGTTAGTTAGCGTCAGAGTTTGGTAAGCACCGTACAAGCAGTTTGGAGGAGAATTGGAGAAAGAAGAATAACATAGAGCGAAGagaatatgtgtgtgtgtgtttggcTTTGCCTGCAGTGGGAGGGTGCGTGCGTGAAACGGTGACCCAGACACACAAGCAAACACTTGTTACTTGAGGCCGGTTAAATTACTTGACCAGCAGTTTGCTGGCTAATacatagtactagtagtagtatattggTGGTGTATGCagatgcagtttttttttttttgggtgagatGAGAGCTATGCAGAGGCAGTAGGCGTGCGTAATTCATCTTGCTCCTAATTCCCTTCCAAATGCAATTGCGcttgatgcatgcatgctggcGATTCCTTGCACATATCTGCATGCACGTAGACGCACGCTTAGGCTTGTTAGTTTTTAGGTTGCTTGTGAAATAAACATGGAATAATCTTGTGCATAAAATGCAGGCATGCACGCTAGCTATATCTTAGCTGCAGCTGAAGAAGAAATGAGCTATAGTAGAATAAGCTTAAGATTTACCTTTTTCTttcaggcaggcaggcaggcagggcGGCTGGGTTTGTTGCTTGCTTGCACTGTTGGAAGATCCATCATCGATCTTTGTTAATTTGTTGGTAAGGCTAGCCAATATATATGGATGAATCGTCCCCATACATTTATCATCGATGAGCGCGGGGCGGGAAACTAACAAATTAACGATCGACTCTGTGTCTGTGATCTTATAGGGTAGGGTAGGCGAGAGGAGGCGGATAGATAGCTAGAGTATATGAATAATATGAGGACGACgatgcggcggccggagatGGTGTTCTTCGAcgtggagacgacggcggcgtcggcggatgAGGGGCAGCGTAGTGTGCTGGAGTTCGGGGCCATCGTGGTGTGCCCCCGGAGGCTGGTGGAGGTGGACAGCTACCACACGGTGATCCGGCCGGGCGACATGTCGGCGGTGTCCAAGAGGTTCGCCGCTATGGTGGATGTGGACGTGGCGTCGGCGCCGAGCTTCGATCAGGTGGCGGAGCGCATCTTCGGCGTGCTGGACGGGCGGGTGTGGGCGGGGCACAACATCCAGCGCTTCGACTGCCACCGCATCCGCGAGGCGTTCGCGGCCATCGGGCGGGCAGCGCCGGAGCCCGTGGCCATCGTCGACTCCCTCAACGTGCTGGCCCACGACTTtgggcgccgcgccggcgacctCAAGATGGCCACCCTCGCCTCCTACTTCGGCATCGGCAAGCAGAGCCACAGGAGCCTTGACGACGCCCGCATGAACCTGGAGGTGCTCAAGCGCTGCGCCACCCTCCTGCTGCTCGAGTCCACCCTTCCCCCGGGCATGCTgcactcctccgccgccggatccatCACCAGGAAGAGGAGCAACCACCAAGAggagccatcgtcgtcgtctcttgTCAATGTGACGCCTAGTAAAAGGAAGCAgcggcagggcagcggcggcaaaATCAGGCCCAAGGCAGCAACCACCACGCCCAAGCCATGCTTCCACATGATCCTCAGGCACTCCAGGACCATCCTCAGATAGCCCTTTGCTTTGCTGCTAACTCACTCACTCTTTCATTGCTCCATCCATTGGGGTTTAGTTCATTCTTCTTCGTCAATTGTATTCTATATATGTCTGTAATTCTCTACTGTATATAcacttcctccctccctctgtaCAAGTCTTGTCTTGTCTAATTGTAAACAATACATCCATTAACTTCAAGTTGCAAACATTCCTTCTGAAGCCTCCTGGCTGAGCTGATTTGGCCTTCCTTTTGTCTCCCCAGTCACAAATTCAGTAGGGCTTAGCCAGCCTCAACAATACCAGTTACATCAACACACGGTGCCAATCGTCAGGCACAACAACACACACTAAATCTTAAATTTGGCCTACACCTAAGGcaaccatatatatgcatgccaaCACCAACATGACTCTGCCTGATCACACAACACTCAGTATGCATGCCAATTGAATTGGATGAAATGAACCAACAAACTCTTGCCCTTTTTACAACTTATTCATCTCGTTGCACATATAGCTCAGCAACAGTACAACATTTCAGTAAGCTAGATGGATTCACAGGTGACCTTCCCTTTTTACAACACCAGTACACAGGCTCATATCATTCACAAACACACAATTGATGGAACTGGGCACGAGCAGACTAATGAGGATTTTTCACATTAATTGATCGATTGATTGCATCTTACATGCCAGTACACTACAGTATTTACAGACTGACCGACACATATTTACAGACTGACCGACACCATGGACCTGGATGTTACTACCTTTTGTACACACACAAGATGATATAGCTACAGACGGGAGACCTCATTTATGTACATCCGAAAGCTCTCTGCGATTGTGCAGTTTCAAAAGCCACAATCAGAAGGGCAATGCCAACTCAACTCGACAAAAAGAAGCCCAAAATAAACTAATTTATGCCCTCCTCAGCACACGGAAAATTTACAAGTTTTGGTGGCAGGATAGCGTTAGGGTCAATGAGAATGCTCAGGCAAAGGTGACTGCACAGTGGGGCTCCTTGTTCCCACAAGCAAAACCTTCAATTCTAACTTTTGGGCTGCTTGCCCCGCAAGATGGAGAACCTACTTCAGCTCTTCCAGCAGACTTTTTGCCGAAAGAACTCCCTAAAGGAGAAAAGGAAGGTATGTTTTTACCAAACTGTGGATCATGGACAATGGGGTTGTTAGCGCGCACAGGAGGTGAGCCACAGAAAAAGCCCACCTGGGTGCTCGAATCAGTATCAACATCAGGGTCATTCTGAAACAAAACGAGACAATTGGAGAATTATAAATTCAGAATATGTATGGAGGCAGCATAGATAGCTAGCGTAAATTGACAGTTTACAGACAGCCGCAAGAAGCTACAGGTAAAGCACCTTACTGAGGATGAGGTCGAGGACATCAGAAGCAGAGTCAGCTCTGTACACCGGTAATGTCCTGCAAATAATTAAAAAGCGCGCACAGGTCAGCAATAACCCTAAGTCATTATGTGAAACGTATATTTTGTCGTCACATGTGAACCGTGTGATGCCCATTGCTGAATTTGTCGCTACATGCTCGCTGTCGTTACTAGAGCCTAGGCACTATTGTGCGCATATAGTAGAATAATATTTCGCATGAAAGAATCTTTTGACAATTATTGAATTGAATTAAAATTATGGGCAGTGTTGTGGTATGGTTATTGGTACCATATGTGCATAAATTTTGGTGAGCCTCAGCTCCTTTGTTGGAAGGAATGCATTGCATCCAAGTGTACAGCCTGGAGTAGatatgtgctaaattaaattgcaGCTAAAAAAAGGAGACCCATGCTCAATATGGTTTGATTAGGGTTTGGGGGTGGACCTGTTGATGGAGTCGGATAGGAAAGGAGGGCGGGGTGACGGGCGGCGAGGCATGGGACAGATGAGCTCGGTGGGTTGGGAATCCATCTGCCAAAATCTTGACCTTCGGTCGGGCATGGGGTCTACTAGTCTCCCTCCTCCATTGCTGAACTTGGTCGAGTAGTGTTCCATGCCTCTCGCTCTCTTGAGTGTAGTGTGTAGCAGAGACCTGAAACAAGAGAAGAGGAAGGCGCATGATGATTTCACAACTCAATCTTTGATTCACTACCCGATAATATAAACTAATACTAGTGGGCGGTAGTAAACAGCATCGAAATTATTGTAGTGGAGTAGTATAAAGAAATTGGAAATCGCATGTATAAGGGCGTTGGGTTattaggtaaaaaaaatactgaaataataataaaaaaataaacaaaggaGGATAGCGGCGGATCTCATCAGAGCGGACCTGAagccccaatttttttttgggaagaaACTAGTGTCGTTAGTGGTAGAACATAAGAGTGGAGAAGGTTATTAGGGCAAAATAAGTTGCAGATCTGGAAGAGAAGATAGGGTTAGGGGGGCGCAAAAGAGAGGAGATGTAGGGACGGGGTGGGGCGGGGTGGGGTGAGTGCTCACCGGTGGGCGAGGATGCGGAGGCacaaggacggcgacggcgagcggaggATGGACGGAGATAGATCGGCGAAGGAAGTTTCAGGCGAGGGGGATGGACGGGGTAGCTAGGGCCTAGGGGATGGATGGTCTTGGCGCGGGCATAcctgctgctggctgctgcttcttcgtcttcctcttcctcttccaccgccgccggcacaCCACCACTGCGACCGCGATGCGGATGCGAAccggaaacaaaaacaaaaaaatagaaaataatttctCCGTCGCTGTTTGTTTGTtgggttgggacttgggaggagaggagagaccCCCGCCCCGGCATTTATTAGGGGTGGGCCCCCTGTCTGTATGACGCGTGGGACCATGCCCCACACGTCAGACCCCCCATCCCATCTCATCTCATCCCCCACAAGCCAAGCAGCCTCCGTTCGGAGTCCGTGTAAGACACCGTCTCTCATCTCCACTTCAGTCCGGTTCTGTCTTGCCCCAAATCcaaccatctctctctctcagctttTGCACAAACAAACGTGCTTAACCACCACACGATTCATCCTCCTTACGTTACGCTCATTTTATTAGATCAGATCGGAGAAAGTTTATCAAATACTTTTACAACAGTTCTgctaagattaaaaaaaaggcaccATTTACACCATCGTTTTATCATTCCTTATATCCGTTGTGATCGAATTCTATATTGGTTGCCTCTAAAATATCAACGGTAAAGATTACCACTTCTATCATTTAATTCTAATCTAATTGTTGGTCTCTAGAAGAGATACATCAATCAAAACCATGTTTGTTATCCTATCTCATTATCGGGCTCAAGAGATATATCATGCTACTATTAGTCTCTGTACAAAAGAGTATATCAATAAGAGTGACACTAATTAATGTCCTCGAGGTATATAAGATGCGTCATAGTCACTCCTTGAAGAGAGACGTCTAACGTGAGCAACACCTCTGACTAAGGAGATAGGATGTGTTTCCATCAGCCTTATAAAAATTGATGATAGAAACAAGGATACATTGAAATGAGACGACGATGAAAGTAGACGTCCGTCTCTAAGGCTAGGGTTTCATAAACAAAGCCTAACCCAAATACATTTCAGATATTCACATCTTATAACCATAAGTTTTATCAAATTTACTCTACACCCCTACGTGTTATTGGAATATTTGTATTGATTTTTTATATCTATTGTCTTGCTGCAGCCTTACCTTCTCTATATAATTGAAttgaagttttttaaaaaaaatggaacataGGATGGGAATATTATAGAAGATAAAATACCACAAGCACAACATGTTTGATTTGGCATGACAACAATGGCATGTCGTTTTGTTCCAAACTATATTATTTTCTTCCTAAGACGCAAGCGCTTTTGTCTTGATGTCAATAGTACCCTCCGTATCGGTACCGTTACGAATATATCCAACATGGATACTGTCATCAATCCCATTTCATTAGTCTAAAACGTGAAAAAAAAGCATGTGATTCAAGTAAGATGTCTTTCTAAAAGCAACTTAGCTTGTGTAAAATCGGGGCATGCTAGATATACTATAAAAGGATAGTTTTGGGATAATACGCAAACGTATTGTTATAAAGAGACCAATAGAGGTAAGTGAAATGGTATCCAAAGAGTCAGTGTGCATGGACGAGGCGTTATTAGAGGCATGGATCTAATATCGTGAATTACGACTGTTTGGAGTGATTCCGCCGCCACATTGTCCCTCCCCCTTTTCATCTCCGCGCGTTCTTGCTAGAGATAAGGATGAAGGGAGCCTGTCCCTCCTTTGGTTGTATATAAAtacaccccctcccccccaagCATAAGGAACTCATGACTCGACTGTCTGGAGCgactccgccgccacctcgtccCCTCCCTTTCATCTCCACGCGTTCTCACTGGAGATAAGGATGAAGGGAGCCTATCCCTCGTTTGGTTGTATATAAATACACCCTCTCCCCCCCCCGAGCATAAGGAACTCATGACTCGATTGTCTAGAGCgactccgccgccacctcatcccctcccctcctttcATCTCCATGCGTTCTCGCTGGAGATAAGGATGAATGGAGCATGCCTCTCATTTGGTTGTATATGAATACATCCTCTCCCCCAGCAGAAGAACTCACGACTCGTCTGGAGTGACTCCGCCGCTACCTCATCGGCCCCTCCCCTATTTTCATCTCCTCGCGTCCTCATTGGAGACAAGGAGGGATGAAGATGTCCCCCATCTGGTTGCATATAAATGCATCCGCCCTACCCAAACAGAAGGAACTCACAACTCGACTGTTAGGAGTgactccgccgccacctcgtccCCTCCCCTCCATGTCATCTCCGTGCGTTATCGCCGGAGATAAGGAGGAAGAGAACAAGTTCCTCGTTCGTCTTCGGTAGGTTTTCAATAAATCTTGTACGAGGTTAGATCGATTAGATGTTGATGGGACTTTGGCTTCTCTAAAGTCTTTTGCTTTTTATCCCTTTGGTGGTGGGTATTCCATTCGTAAGGCTATATATGGAAAATTTGGGAAGACTTCTCTATTAGGTCGTCGATAATTATATTTGCGGTGTTGACTTAGGACCTTGGTTTCCGATTTATTCGATAACATCGGGTCAATGTTGTATGGGAAGAATAAAAATGTTGACGGGTGTTTGTTCATATGTTTTTTGCTGTGTTGAGATTGGTTAGCTACCATGACAGTGGCTGTATGCATGTTTATCTTGTGTCGTTCAAAGATGTAGAGCCTCTTATGCTATATTTTGATTGtttctatattttaaaagcAAAGTTTATAACCATGGGCCAGAAAAAGGAAAACTATATATTGGTTTATATGGTCCGGTTTAGCTTTTGTTAAAAGAAGACTTTAGAAAACGTGAGGGTGAGGGATATTCTTTTTAGGTGTAAAGGGCGGTTTaatctattattataaaaaaatgtgaGGAGTTGATGGATGGATGTTTGTTTGCGGAAGTTGTgacagagaggagagagagagagggggggtggAGTAGTGTTGTGACGGTGGGTCACGCCGCTGAAGGGGGAAAGACGTGGGTGGTGGGGTGTGGACAACTGGCAAATGGAGAGACTAGAGAGGAAGGTGGGGGGCATATTGGTCATTTCAACCTGCCGCGCGttttccttccttcctttcttGCTTGTTTGATTTCCCCTTCCTTCCCAATTTCCATCGGCGGGCGCGGGAGCGGGCGGGTGCGGGGGCGCGCGCGCTTCTCCCAGTTCCCATCCAAAAAAAGAAGGGATCCTTTTCATTTCATTTTGGTAgcgtggcgtggcgtgtggGGTCCGGTTGGCAGTGAGTGCGGGGCGGGGGACGCGTTCACACCAAGCCACGGCAGCTGACGCGTGGGGTCCATCATCGTCTCCCTCCGGCGATCCACAGATAGATAGAGACGCCTGGGCTGGGGCTGGGGGGCTACAAATAG
This window encodes:
- the LOC4337531 gene encoding zinc finger BED domain-containing protein RICESLEEPER 2-like isoform X1, with product MYFQKQTNLKTDSYTDDVPKYRKNILNFYNSRDRDEKLAQVKKKIQGELSSFYCHLFLTTPVACSTLQNSELVMKDDIPLGLGAAKNSTAAPDSSHAVEEEYVSKRKLTSSVWKEFKRKKIDSKWKAECLWCHKRLGGDTKNGTKHLHDHLSKCPRRRSNKVSKPTPSKCTKDIDQEPTVASLESSTFSQDVARMELARMIILHEYPLSIMEHYGFQRFVRALQPLFQLVPNSSLKKDVISIYETERVRTREILWEAKGRIAITADIWTSDDQNRGYVAVRAHFIDQSWTFQCRLLSFIHVPWPHTAQAISETLSSCLNEWNLGRRVSMVMADDCSTDDTVTGLLKQRLDTEQLLLGGSLLNMRCCAYVLSRIANSCLGVMGGAVDRIRASVDFWTATTERDVVFADVARGLNVNLDKKLTLDCNNRWYSTLSMLNVAISYKQVFDHLRQIEEQYICAPDDDDWKLAKEVCSKLKLFSDIAELISEAKYVTANMYFPKICGIRMAMRRWPGCEDELIGRMRNEIAELFEKYCVEVHDLMAVATVLDPRYKLELLQFYFPSIFGDEAYNEINRVRQLCYDLIKQYQGPQSKVGAMQPCGGEEEGPDQLSSFDLYIAFKFSSADVKSELDKYLDEPVIPRAVDFDIIDWWKIMGKRFPTLQMLARDILAVPVSRVVSESAFSIAGRVLSPQRSKLLPDTLEALMCSQDWLHAENRGAGSSGLLSCLTCLEDADVTTKE
- the LOC4337531 gene encoding zinc finger BED domain-containing protein RICESLEEPER 2-like isoform X2: MKSIQDYLARSNSKSKNSELVMKDDIPLGLGAAKNSTAAPDSSHAVEEEYVSKRKLTSSVWKEFKRKKIDSKWKAECLWCHKRLGGDTKNGTKHLHDHLSKCPRRRSNKVSKPTPSKCTKDIDQEPTVASLESSTFSQDVARMELARMIILHEYPLSIMEHYGFQRFVRALQPLFQLVPNSSLKKDVISIYETERVRTREILWEAKGRIAITADIWTSDDQNRGYVAVRAHFIDQSWTFQCRLLSFIHVPWPHTAQAISETLSSCLNEWNLGRRVSMVMADDCSTDDTVTGLLKQRLDTEQLLLGGSLLNMRCCAYVLSRIANSCLGVMGGAVDRIRASVDFWTATTERDVVFADVARGLNVNLDKKLTLDCNNRWYSTLSMLNVAISYKQVFDHLRQIEEQYICAPDDDDWKLAKEVCSKLKLFSDIAELISEAKYVTANMYFPKICGIRMAMRRWPGCEDELIGRMRNEIAELFEKYCVEVHDLMAVATVLDPRYKLELLQFYFPSIFGDEAYNEINRVRQLCYDLIKQYQGPQSKVGAMQPCGGEEEGPDQLSSFDLYIAFKFSSADVKSELDKYLDEPVIPRAVDFDIIDWWKIMGKRFPTLQMLARDILAVPVSRVVSESAFSIAGRVLSPQRSKLLPDTLEALMCSQDWLHAENRGAGSSGLLSCLTCLEDADVTTKE
- the LOC4337531 gene encoding zinc finger BED domain-containing protein RICESLEEPER 2-like isoform X3 — encoded protein: MKDDIPLGLGAAKNSTAAPDSSHAVEEEYVSKRKLTSSVWKEFKRKKIDSKWKAECLWCHKRLGGDTKNGTKHLHDHLSKCPRRRSNKVSKPTPSKCTKDIDQEPTVASLESSTFSQDVARMELARMIILHEYPLSIMEHYGFQRFVRALQPLFQLVPNSSLKKDVISIYETERVRTREILWEAKGRIAITADIWTSDDQNRGYVAVRAHFIDQSWTFQCRLLSFIHVPWPHTAQAISETLSSCLNEWNLGRRVSMVMADDCSTDDTVTGLLKQRLDTEQLLLGGSLLNMRCCAYVLSRIANSCLGVMGGAVDRIRASVDFWTATTERDVVFADVARGLNVNLDKKLTLDCNNRWYSTLSMLNVAISYKQVFDHLRQIEEQYICAPDDDDWKLAKEVCSKLKLFSDIAELISEAKYVTANMYFPKICGIRMAMRRWPGCEDELIGRMRNEIAELFEKYCVEVHDLMAVATVLDPRYKLELLQFYFPSIFGDEAYNEINRVRQLCYDLIKQYQGPQSKVGAMQPCGGEEEGPDQLSSFDLYIAFKFSSADVKSELDKYLDEPVIPRAVDFDIIDWWKIMGKRFPTLQMLARDILAVPVSRVVSESAFSIAGRVLSPQRSKLLPDTLEALMCSQDWLHAENRGAGSSGLLSCLTCLEDADVTTKE
- the LOC4337531 gene encoding protein NEN4 isoform X4; translation: MNNMRTTMRRPEMVFFDVETTAASADEGQRSVLEFGAIVVCPRRLVEVDSYHTVIRPGDMSAVSKRFAAMVDVDVASAPSFDQVAERIFGVLDGRVWAGHNIQRFDCHRIREAFAAIGRAAPEPVAIVDSLNVLAHDFGRRAGDLKMATLASYFGIGKQSHRSLDDARMNLEVLKRCATLLLLESTLPPGMLHSSAAGSITRKRSNHQEEPSSSSLVNVTPSKRKQRQGSGGKIRPKAATTTPKPCFHMILRHSRTILR
- the LOC4337532 gene encoding uncharacterized protein isoform X1; this encodes MPGRGSLLSSQVPTQQTNSDGEIIFYFFVFVSGSHPHRGRSGGVPAAVEEEEEDEEAAASSRSLLHTTLKRARGMEHYSTKFSNGGGRLVDPMPDRRSRFWQMDSQPTELICPMPRRPSPRPPFLSDSINRLYTWMQCIPSNKGAEAHQNLCTYGHYRCTELTLLLMSSTSSSNDPDVDTDSSTQVGFFCGSPPVRANNPIVHDPQFGKNIPSFSPLGSSFGKKSAGRAEVGSPSCGASSPKVRIEGFACGNKEPHCAVTFA
- the LOC4337532 gene encoding uncharacterized protein isoform X2 codes for the protein MPGRGSLLSSQVPTQQTNSDGEIIFYFFVFVSGSHPHRGRSGGVPAAVEEEEEDEEAAASSRSLLHTTLKRARGMEHYSTKFSNGGGRLVDPMPDRRSRFWQMDSQPTELICPMPRRPSPRPPFLSDSINRTLPVYRADSASDVLDLILSKNDPDVDTDSSTQVGFFCGSPPVRANNPIVHDPQFGKNIPSFSPLGSSFGKKSAGRAEVGSPSCGASSPKVRIEGFACGNKEPHCAVTFA
- the LOC4337532 gene encoding uncharacterized protein isoform X3, with product MEHYSTKFSNGGGRLVDPMPDRRSRFWQMDSQPTELICPMPRRPSPRPPFLSDSINRTLPVYRADSASDVLDLILSKNDPDVDTDSSTQVGFFCGSPPVRANNPIVHDPQFGKNIPSFSPLGSSFGKKSAGRAEVGSPSCGASSPKVRIEGFACGNKEPHCAVTFA